A region of the Leucobacter komagatae genome:
GTTCGCGCACAGGGCAGCACCTCGGTAGCGCCGATCACGCAGCCGTAGCCGCGCTCTGCTCCGTCCCAGGGCCCCGCACGCCGACTCAGGTCGGGGCGGGGCCCTGTCGCACCAGTGACCGGGGCCGCTACGCTTGGCACATCCCGACGAAACGGAGGCCACCGTGACTGCACCCAATGCCGACTCGCCAGGGAAACAGGCGCTGGCCCGGTTCTGTTGGCTGGTTCTTGGGGCAGCAACAGCATTCCTCCTCACGGTTTGCACCGGCATCCTCGCGGCGCACCGGGCTTCGCTTCCCCTCGGCATTCGGCTAGATCCGATCGCAACCACGATGAACGCCATTGGCGAGCCGATCCGTCCGATCGGCCCCACGCTGGGCATTGTGGGGCTCGGGCTGCTCGCGCTTGCAGGTCTCTGCTTAGCCGCGTTCGTCGCGCGAGAACGGCTCGGAGGCCCCCTGCTCCTCGGCTTCGGAGCGGCTGGATTGACGCTCGCACTGTGGGGGCTGTTCTCGGGGCCCGACCTCAGCCTGCTGTTCGTGTTGAGTTCGCCGAATCAGTGGATCGGGGGCTTCGGGCTGACGACCTGGCTGCATCTGGCGAGCCTCGAACCAATGCTCTATGTGCTCGCGTCCGCTGCGCTCGCTCTCCCGTTCGTTGCGCGCAGGCGGGTACGGGCATGAACGCGGTCGGACGGGTGGTCATCGCTGGCTCCTCCGGCCTCGTCGGCTCCGCCCTCGTCGAGTCGCTTCGCGCCGACGGCATCGATGTCACCCGCCTCGTACGGCGCCAACCAACCGCTTCGGGCGAGGTGCGCTGGTACCCCGGCGAGCTACCGCTCGACCCGTCGGTACTCGCCGGGGCGCGAGCCGTCGTCAATCTCAATGGGGCGAGCATCGGCAAGCTCCCCTGGGGGCGCAACTACCGAGAGGAACTGCGCGCCTCACGGCTCACGCCAACTCGAACCATTGCCGCCGCCGTGCACGCGTTGGGCACCGATGCACCGCTCTTCGTATCAGCCTCGGCGGTGGGGTTCTACGGCAACCGCCCGGGTGAGGTGCTCACCGAACGATCGTGCCGAGGTGACACGTTTCTTGCGGCCCTCAGCGCGGACTGGGAGTCGGCTGCGCTCACTGCTGGCGAAGCTGCACGAGTTGCGCTCCTCCGCACCGCACCGATCATTCACCGTCAGGGCGTGCTCAAGCCGCTCGTGTTGCTCACCCGGTTCGGTCTCAGCGGGCCGCTCGGTGGCGGCGCCCAGGTGTGGCCGTGGATCTCGCTCGCAGACGAGGTTCGGGCGATACGCCACATCATCGATCGGGGCCTAACGGGGCCGGTGAACCTCTCCGGCCCATCGCCGGCGACCGCCAACGAGCTCGGCCGGGCTATCTCGGCCGAGCTGCACCGCCCGTACCTGCTGCCCGCCCCGGCATGGGCGCTGCGGCTCGGGCTCGGAAGCGACGCGGCCGACTCGCTGCTGCTCAGCGATGCCGACGTTCGGCCCGAGGCTCTGCTCGCCTCGGGGTTCGAGTTCACGCACCCGAAGGCGGCTGGCGCGGTGCGAGCCGCGCTCGCACGTTAACCCCAGAACTTTGTCTTCGTTGTGACGAAGTTGAGCTACCTCCAGCTACG
Encoded here:
- a CDS encoding TIGR01777 family oxidoreductase yields the protein MNAVGRVVIAGSSGLVGSALVESLRADGIDVTRLVRRQPTASGEVRWYPGELPLDPSVLAGARAVVNLNGASIGKLPWGRNYREELRASRLTPTRTIAAAVHALGTDAPLFVSASAVGFYGNRPGEVLTERSCRGDTFLAALSADWESAALTAGEAARVALLRTAPIIHRQGVLKPLVLLTRFGLSGPLGGGAQVWPWISLADEVRAIRHIIDRGLTGPVNLSGPSPATANELGRAISAELHRPYLLPAPAWALRLGLGSDAADSLLLSDADVRPEALLASGFEFTHPKAAGAVRAALAR